The Corvus moneduloides isolate bCorMon1 chromosome 20, bCorMon1.pri, whole genome shotgun sequence region ATGAACAAACTAAAAGCACTCCCAAAGGCTGTAGCAccacagctcctcctctggCATTGCTGACATCTGGAGGAACCAATTTCTAAGTACTGCAAAGACTTCCCTGGGAAATGAAGCAAATCTGCCTTTGTCACATCCATCAAGCACCCACTGCCAGAAACTGTTCCCCAAAAGGATGGAAAACCTACAGGCCCAAGAGGGATGGCACAAGAGCTGGAAGGATGTTACAGCTACAACCTCACCCACCACCACATGGAGCAGCCATTCCAAACACGCTGCAAAGCCATTTACCACAAATTCACACACCCAAATCCAGAATGGATGAGCCATGTGCAAATCCCAAAGtttccaaaacacagctggGCACTCAGCTGGACAGGACTAAATGCTGGAACAGCAGGCCCAGCTCCTCAGTCCTCAGGCCAAGCTTAAAACAACACAGATGCAATTGCCAAGCTCCTGTGATTAGCTTGCAAAGATGTTTTGAAGTGCTGAAAGCTTTTAGAAGTTTTCTGATGGACACCTTTATGTTTAGCATTCACTGTGTAGCAGCACAGACACTCACCTGTGAACTCTCTGATCACACCTCAGTACAATCAGGGGATCAATCATCAGATCATTCTGGGTGTATTTCTGCTGTCGGACTATTTTTGCGGAAGGCTGCAGGGCATTAACAGTCATCACCCACAACCTAAAATGAGAATACTCTtatgattttttaatagaaaatttttATAAGAAAAGGGGTTCCCTAACCATTTGGTCACTCAGCCATATTTTTCTAGGCCTATCAAATAGCAAAATCCCTATTTTCAGCCCTTGAAGTTAACCAAGGTGCAGTTAACTTAACACTCCCCAGACTCACAGCAGTTTTCACTGCAGTAGAGTATCTACTTCattaaaaaagccattttttttaCCAAAGTGAGTTCCTGTTTCATCAGTAAttcacataaacaatagacaGTATAAAACTACACTCCTGTATTTTAAACTGAACTGGTGACTTCCTTTCCCCTGAGAACAAGAACCACCttccttttaaatgcaaaggTTCAAAACGTCCacaaaccaaaaagaaatgcagctcCAACACAATCTATTCAGTCACAGCCTCCAATCTCCCAGATAAAGGCATtgtatcattatttttaaaaggggaaGTGGCCTCCCACCTATGTGCACCAAGAAGCCAAACAGTATTCTGAGCCTTGATACCTTCTGGGCATGACAGTGTTCAGAACCATCCAGAGTTTATTGACAGCCTGCAGAATCCCCCGTGGGACTCCAGCTTCCAGCAAGAGATTCATGTTTGAGGTCAACACTTCTGCATAGGGGATCAATTCTCCAGCTGAGAGAAGGGTCAAATGTTCCAGGATCTGCATCAGCTGGGTGTGATTTCCAGGAAGCATGGAAAATGctgcaaacaaaaacaacaggACCTTGGTAAAACTGGACTTCTGATATTTGAAGCATTTCTGCTGTACCAATGCAGTATAATGACCCTTCCAAATCCACTATATTCCAACCCATTTGGAAAGAATTTACTTGGAATGAAGTTATTTACCTTCTTGGAGCTGTTTGGGAGAGTGGTTCTTGGCCATGTTGGTGAGGAGCATCCTCCTGAGCAGGGCGTCAGTGCCGGTGATCTGCTCCTCGCAGATCCAGTCGTCCACGATGCACAGGTGCGGGTAGTTGGTGGCCAGGAGCCTCAGCAGGGCAGAGTGCAACccttggggacatcagggacattCACAGCTCAGATTTGAGCAGCTGCATCTCTCACCTGAACACATCTGGGCCTTTCATTTCAACCACTGACCTGTAGTGAATCACTGCCAAGCAGCTCAGTGAGGTGCACGTTCATAACCTGATCTTCTAACTCCAACAGAGAGGAGAAGTTACCCTTTGGAAAGGTGGGAGGACTCTACAGTATAAACTCTTAAACTCAGCCTGGAATATTCAACATTCTCATGTAATTCCTACCCTAAAACCTGCCCTAGGGAGGTAAGACCCACTCTAAAAGGAACTGCTTTCCTCACACTTTCACTGTTACTCTTCAAACATCTCTGCAATCTCAGTAGCTACTCCTGAgagatttttaaagcagtaaaaatgaaagcaagctACGAAAAAAGCAACAGCCACTGAGCTGAGAACACTCAGCCTTCCTTCTCATGCACTTTAGACCTTCACACACATTTTTACCTCCCAGTTCCTGCTGTAGCCCCTGTGCCTGCCGGATGAGGTACTTGATTGGAATCTGATCCATCAATGCTGAAGAGTAGGACTTGGGTTTTCTCTGCATTGCAGCTACAGGGGAACGGGACAAGAAACCAAATGTAACAGTTACAGCTAAAAACAAGTATTTCCCCAACTGGAtcaataaagaaaatgtaaagcaCTGGTCTCTATCCAGGTAAAATCGAGAAAATATCTGTAATTGATTTTACAGTGTTTCAGGCTTCCTTGATtagcatgaagaaaaaagactgAAGAATGCTGGAAGTTTTGCACCTTTAAAAGGGCTGGTAAAAACACACAGCAGATATAAACACTCAATTTTCACTGAAGTTTAATTTCATCAATAAAATACACAGCAGTCTTTTAGCACTGATTTAAAGTCTccatttcaaaggcaaaaaCGGGATCATTAAGTATTGCCAACTATAAAATTGCCAACTCAAAGAAAAGTGTGTGCAAGTTTGATGACACGTGAATAAAGGAAGATCTCAATTATGAAGtctttgttaatttttgttaCATTCATTAGATGCTCATAAACATTTCTTGTAACTCTTTGGCCAGCTTGGACCTCTATTAATCTGCAAAACAAATTACTCAACTACAGAGTTTTAGCAGGAACTTAATGTCCTAAATCTCTAcagtaatgttttatttaatacaaaCTTCTTAAAAGTTTTATGCTATGCTTGAATCTGACAGCAGCAtgactttttcctctctttgcaCCTAATTTTCAGTTAATCTGTTTCCCCCCTGATGTTCTCACATTTACCTAGAATCTTTGTGTTGGCCAGCAGTGCCTCTTCATAGGACAGGACATAGTAGAGGACGAGCAGTTGTGTGGTGATGCTGAAGCGCTGGGTGGGACGAGTATTTTCTCCCTGCACATAAAACCATACACAAAGGTCAGGTTGCAGTCCTGAttcttgtgaagaaaaattTGGGTTTACCTACAAATATGATGAATACCTGAGTAACAAGATTCACTTAAAAACACATGACTGTAGCAGGAAACAGTTTACAGGCAGTAAAGACAAAAAGTGAGGCAACTTAACATAAGTGCAAAATCCTGAATCACGTTCACATAAAGTACATGAAAGATCCAAACAAGTCCATTACCCCAGAGAGTCCTTGGAAAACATTAAGGATCTCCTGTTCTGTGACAGGCTGATTGGTGGCCTCTGGGTTGGATTTAGATGCAGGAGTAAGGATGGAGTTAATGTAGACATCAATAAGGGGAAGCAGCTGAGGGTGGAGCGGGGTGCTGGTTTCACAGAGCTGCCGATAGATCCAGTCCTAGAAGAGAACATCCCATGACATGAGCAGCTGCCAGTTTGCTTTGTCTGCAAGTAAAACCCCTTTTAATAAATGAGGCTTTGACTTTGGAAAGTGCAACATCAGTTCTGAATTGGTCATGAACCCTGTATCCTGGATCCTGATTCACAAACAGAACTTGTCCTGGCTGGAAAATCATTCTGACTACGATTAAGCACAAATGGGGGAGAGAAACTTACTATTTTTAACTTCACTAAGTTGTGGTCTCTGGATTACAGAGCTAAAAATGGGCACCCTGACTTAAAACACAGTTCCTTCTTAAATTACATGGTAGTAAGGCACAAAATTCATCAAGAATTCTGCTCCTATAATTGAACCAGCCTGCAAAACCTCATCGGCATTCAGAattacaaacagaaataaaacaaaggtCATACCTTAATGGATACTTTGTGCTTGGTGAAGGAACGACTCTTTAAAAGCTGGTAAATGCAGTGAATAGGTAAAAAGCCAGTGATGTTGGCACTGAGGTTGCCTGTAACAGGCACACGGACAGCATGGGCTGTAACCACCTAAAGGAAAGATACAATTAACAGAAAAACACCACTTCGCACAAGGCACAAGGTGTAAAAGTCACAGAGCCACAGTCCTGACTGGaatctctttatttttgcagaataccccaaagggaaaggaaagggcagaggggggaaaaaaaatccctaggTTGAAAATACCTGTTCAGTGAAAATCTCCTGTGTGAAGATTGTCTTCATTCTGCTGAGCGAGCTGGGCTTAATAACAATCTGAAATTCAGAAGAAAGTACTTAGAATTGAAAGTACTTCTTACaactaaatttattttataaactgtTAACTTTTAGCCCTTTAAAACTTGTCTTGACTGGGATACCAGGAAAATGTTCACATTTGTACCAAATGTcgaacagaaatattttcaaatgtcaCAAGTTCATCACCCCATGTCTTCCTTGTCCTAAAAACTCCCTACCCAGCTTTTACATCCGGTGAGACACTGTTTCACAATAGTGAATTGCTGGCAAATGTCCTTTAGTAAtttactgaaattaatttttagataTATAggtatttcttttaatgatttaaaataaaagccttgTAGCTCCATTAGGAAACTACTTCAATCAGTCTTCTAAGAAGTTCATTTCTTGGAAATAATGATTTCAACAGGGCAGCACTTTTTGAAGATACTTTTATCATAATATACTTCTGTATCAAAAGCTATGCACATTTTAATGCTCTTTCAGAGGAATTATTACCCATTTTTCAGGTTACGTTTAGTTTAGGTATATTACAAAACTAAAGTTCTTTATatcaaaaataaataccaaagcatcaaaacacagcaaaaagtTGATTTTAACAGACAAATGTACAGGCTAGAAATAGTTTAGGATTTACCTTCATTCCCAAGGTGGAACACACCAAATCGATGATGGCACTGAGCTGGTTGCTGTGGAAGTACATGGCTACCAAGAGGAGCATCTCTCCAAAGGAAGCAGACACACCAGAAATGCTGATGGTAACAAAGAGCAAGAAATACAGGACATAGGTAAACAGGACATAAATAAATGTGAGATTACTGGAATCATTGAAAGAAATCCAGCCTGCTCTCACCTTTCAAAGTAGGCTTCTTCCTTTATCATCCAACTGAGCCACATCACCATGAGTTGCTCCTGTTCCGGGGTGCTGCACAAAGAAAATCCGTAATAGATCTTTTTCCCAGAAAACCAGTGCTAGTTTCACTATCACTTGCAGAAAAGCCAGTATTTGAGGAATCTTACACCAGGAGACTTTTTGTCACTTTCACTGTAGCATCCAACTGCTGAGAAGCAGTGATATTTGGCACAACGGTCAGTCCAACTGTCAGGCAACTTCCTTTTTGGAATGCACCCAACAGAAAGCTACCCCCCTGAATTATCTGCACTGCTTCTCTTTTGAACAGGGACTCTAAAGAATTTAGCCATGAGCTTGTTCCATAGAAAAGTGAACTAGTCGGGCCTACTTTAGTCTTCAAAAAACCACTCAAACTAAGTTCATGCTAATGCTCCCCTCTCAAAAGACTTGCTATAAAACAAGAGTGAAATATCCATTCACTCACTGCAGAGTGAGACAAATCCCTTCCATCAACATACGGAGATTTATAAAGaattagaggggaaaaaactgtgCAGGTCTGGGAAGGGCATTGCCTTAATGGTGCTAAAACAGTCAGATCTTCCAAAGCTCCTCCTGTACTGAGAGTACCTGACCAGAGTGGAGAAGGCCAGGAGCATGCAGAAGGACAGGGACACAAAGCGGACACCGGCCGGGGTTGCGGGAGGGCGGCTCGTcatcagctgcaggagctgctcagcttcCTCATCAGTGGGCCTGAGCAggacagagaacaaaacaaagctgggATTTAACAGGGAAGAGATTTCCAGTCTCTCACAGTGGTTAAAGACTGAGTTTTCCCTGTTATTCAATCTATCAAGTTGGTCATTCTCTCTGAACTTAAAGACGTAAAAATCTCTGCTAAGAGACAACAGTGAGAAAGCTTCCCCAGGATATAATCTTGCCTATTAGTACAAACTACTTAAATTGAAACTAACAATGCATAAAGATGCTACATTAGTACTCTCTAAAAAGTGAAagcaaaggaacagaaattcAAAATCCATACAATTACACACTGCTCCAACCATGTGGGTTTAGACTTCCCTTAACAAGTCTGCAGAAGTGATTTTGCAGCAACAGAGCCTCCCCTAGTACTGAAATTGGTGAGTCCTGCCGCAGGTTTTGAGGACACAGTGGCATTAAGGCAGAAGTGCCCAAAGCCCTCATCCTCTGCTGAAATGGACAGCCATGAACAGAACCCCAGCACATGAGAAGGTTCCTTACTTGAGGCCAGCAATGCCCATGAGAGCACAGTAGAGCCGCAGCAAGGCGCTGGCCTTCACCACGTGCTCCTCCTTCAGCCCTGAGTACACAGACACGTTGGGCTCCGTGTCAGCATCGGCCTCCTCCACAATGTGGGTGCTGCGCACTGTGGGCAGGATGCCCatgagctccagcagcagctgcctcctcatctgccacagcacagagctgatgttatctctttttctctgtgtaagGGGTTAAAAGATGAGAAACAAGACAAGTTCAGCCCATCGAACAATGCATTACTACGTAAGAGTTTCCACAGTCAAGGGaagagggttgttttttttaaacagttttcaGTAGCAGGGCAACAGGCAACATGTGACCATACTAGAACAGCTTCTTACACCAAAATCCTAGCTTGAACCAAGTCAGCTAAGCAAGTCAAGATGCATCTTCCTACTGTGAACACTGAGGATGAACATACATATCAGGTAAATATTACAAACATACAATTCCCTGGTTTCCGTGCCTAAAAATCTCTCAGGGGAACAACCAAACAGCTGCTGCATTCAAGGGACATTATTTGTAGACCTGAGGGCCCCATAAGAGGCTGCCTTGTAAAGACAGGTCCTTCAAGACGTGCAAAAGGATTTATGTGCATTCAGACAAATATGCAGCCCACATCCAGAAGAGTTACAGCAAGCTAcaagaatatttctttaaaagcagaatacTCAAAGATTTTCCTACCTGTTGGCCATTTCGGATAAAAGTTCCAAACCATGTTCGGACCTTTGCATTTGTTCCAAGCAGCAAACCACTCACAAAACACACCAGGTCACTCACTCCATCATCTGAGGATTCGTTCTTGGTGTGATCCAAGGTCAAAGCCACACCAAGACCTGGTAGGTGACACTCTTCCACCTAGATAAAACACTGAGGCTCAGCCATCTTTGTTGGGTTTGAAGCTTCAGGAAGGTTCTTAATGATGATTCTCGTGACAGACTCACCACCATGCCCCGGACCCTCAGGGCTTGGGAAGGGTTCATCTTGCACAGGTGCCGAAGAGCTTCTGTTCTGCGCCGGCCTCCAACGCTTTCCTCATCCTGCCGCTCGCCATTCTTAATCAAACCTCTGCAGACTAAAGATCCGAAAGCAGCTGTGAGGAAATCCACCCTTCCTAATACAAATTTTCACCTCATGTCTCAGTGGAAGGGACAAGAACTGTTAGCTAGGACAGAGCAGGTTCTTAGCCCCAGCCGTTCCCTGCCCAATCAGCCTTTGTAACGGTGACCTACAGATGAAAAGCTGTGACACAAAACGAGCCTGGCCTATAAGCAGGCTGCAAAAAATGGGAATCAACATGATCAGATGGCACCATCCAGCAGTTCAAATCTGTGTAACTCGTGGGTTAGCCCAGAATTAACCACACTGATGGAAATCATTTcagaagctggagaagaagCAGCTGTAACTCACCCTCGTTGAAGCTGTCAGGGACATTGGCCACCAGAAGGCAAAGGAACCAAGCTCCGTTCTTAACATGCAACAGAGCTTCGGCCACATCCACTATTGGCAACAGTGAGGGCAGCTCTGGGCGGAAAGAAGGTGTTGAAAGTCACAATGTTTCAttgggaaacaaaaaaccccGTTTCCAAGAGCTGCACAGCTTAGATTAACCTTAAATCTGTCACGACAGCTCCAAAAGTTTTTTGTTGCGCTTGTGAGAAGGCAGAGAATACCATAAATACAGAACACCACACCTGCTTGTAAAATGCAGAGAAcatctgctgcctcctccaggtAAACAGGACTCTCGAAGAGCTCAGAAGACTTGAGGAAAAACTCGCCGTTTGATTCTGACACCTGCAAGACAATATTTATCATCACTGAACAAGTTTTATGAAACAATTTATCTAAATCTGCTTTAAATTCAGCATGTTTAATAGATTAAAAACTGCCAAAAGCATAGAGCTATCAAAACAGAATAAGCAGGAAGTTTGTAGATTAAGAAATATTTACTACTGGAAATACTTCAACACAGATGGTATCATTGCTTCttttcagaagacagaaaaatagcCCACTGACATTCTAAGTTtacacaaggaaaataaaatgttgggTGAGCAAGGAagtggggaaagggaaatatGATGGCTAATACCACCTGCAATAGGAGCAAAGAATGGGATGGAGAAAAGTCATCACTTCatttccaaattatttctgCACTGATAGGTCACCAGACCACATTATGCTTGAGTACAGCGTATTATAGAGTCTCTGTAACACCAGCAAAGACTTCCTTTAGGAAGTCACAAAGAGTTTAAGCACAAGCCACTGTCTAATCAGACTGAGACTTTGAATCTTGATAAAGCAGGTAAGGACTAGAGAAGAGTGCTCACACtaccagcagcaccagaaacAGAACCAGTGTGTCAGCCAGTGCAGTGTGCAACCTAAAACTCACAAATACCCAGCTGTGAAGAAGTTCACCTTGTTCATAATGGCCAATAACTCGCTCAGCACCAGCCGGAGCCGCCGAGGAGAGTCACTGTGCTCAAATTCCAGCGTCAGCCcgtgctgcagctgtgacacCAAGATGCTTTCtccactgccacctcccagcTTGTGCCTGGCACACAATTCAAAACAACAACTATTAAACGTTTCTGCAAAAACAGAAATACTCTCGGTTAAAGGAAGGCAGCAGTTCTCCAGGGATCTCTTCTATCCCGCCAAAGACCTGTAAAGACTGTTGTAATTCAGTACAAGACGGCTAAATCAGTAGATCATCAAAATTTCAAGCGCTTCTattccccagcagcacagtcaGGAAAGCGCATCCACCTGACCTGTCCCTTCATCCCACAGAGCCGCCCCAGCCCTTCCCCGCCGGGACAGCTCTCCCAGTGCACCCCACACCCTCCGCCGAGCACGGCGGGGGAACAGATCCCTAGGACAGACAATTAAACCCCAGGGCTTTCCTAGGAGATTGTCAAGGGACACGAACGGCCGGGTTCGTCCGGCACTTAAACAGCTGCAACAactggaagagctggaaaagccacACAGCGCTTCCGCCACAGATCTCCGTTCTCTGCGTTAccggagctgctgctccttgctggCGTCCTGCTCCAGCGCGTGGAAGTCCACGGACAGTAGCGCCACGATGGAGTTGACCGCCTCGACCCCCGAGAGAAGACGCAGGATCAGCTTCTTATCCTGcgcccagctctggctctggTCGGCGGGCGCGCACAGCGCCATGCGCACGaggcaaggcagcagcagccgcagctCGGGGTCGCTCAGCGCGGCCAGGCGCACCACGTCTACCTTCTGCATCGCCTCGAAGGCGTAGGGGCTGACGAACTGCAGCGCCGAGCACTCGGACatggcggcggcagcggccccCTCACAGCTCCCGCGCGCCcacccgccgccgccgccactaCCGGGGGAAGCGGGAAGTGACGTCA contains the following coding sequences:
- the INTS2 gene encoding integrator complex subunit 2, with translation MSECSALQFVSPYAFEAMQKVDVVRLAALSDPELRLLLPCLVRMALCAPADQSQSWAQDKKLILRLLSGVEAVNSIVALLSVDFHALEQDASKEQQLRHKLGGGSGESILVSQLQHGLTLEFEHSDSPRRLRLVLSELLAIMNKVSESNGEFFLKSSELFESPVYLEEAADVLCILQAELPSLLPIVDVAEALLHVKNGAWFLCLLVANVPDSFNEVCRGLIKNGERQDEESVGGRRRTEALRHLCKMNPSQALRVRGMVVEECHLPGLGVALTLDHTKNESSDDGVSDLVCFVSGLLLGTNAKVRTWFGTFIRNGQQRKRDNISSVLWQMRRQLLLELMGILPTVRSTHIVEEADADTEPNVSVYSGLKEEHVVKASALLRLYCALMGIAGLKPTDEEAEQLLQLMTSRPPATPAGVRFVSLSFCMLLAFSTLVSTPEQEQLMVMWLSWMIKEEAYFESISGVSASFGEMLLLVAMYFHSNQLSAIIDLVCSTLGMKIVIKPSSLSRMKTIFTQEIFTEQVVTAHAVRVPVTGNLSANITGFLPIHCIYQLLKSRSFTKHKVSIKDWIYRQLCETSTPLHPQLLPLIDVYINSILTPASKSNPEATNQPVTEQEILNVFQGLSGGENTRPTQRFSITTQLLVLYYVLSYEEALLANTKILAAMQRKPKSYSSALMDQIPIKYLIRQAQGLQQELGGLHSALLRLLATNYPHLCIVDDWICEEQITGTDALLRRMLLTNMAKNHSPKQLQEAFSMLPGNHTQLMQILEHLTLLSAGELIPYAEVLTSNMNLLLEAGVPRGILQAVNKLWMVLNTVMPRRLWVMTVNALQPSAKIVRQQKYTQNDLMIDPLIVLRCDQRVHRSPPLMDIILHMLNGYLLASKAYLNAHLKETAEQDIRPSQNNAMGPEAPEVTREELKNALLAAQDSAAVQILLEICLPTEEEKGQSSTAHDLLRDVQSPPSPQGAEAEEEESLLCNLREVQCLICCLLHQMYIADPNIVKLVHFQGYPCELLSLTVAGIPSMHICLDFIPELIAQPELEKQIFAIQLLSYLCIQYALPKSLSVARLAINVMGTLLTVLTQSKRYTFFMPTLPCLVSFCQAFPPLYEDIMSLLIQIGQVCASDVATQTRDFDPIITRLQQLKEKPHDFSGLCKDSSSKSCSRDTASLDPDVRLCQCVENTIIEIINMSVSGV